The Coregonus clupeaformis isolate EN_2021a chromosome 35, ASM2061545v1, whole genome shotgun sequence genome includes the window GTTGACCCAAATCCGGCAGAGATGGCGTGGCGATGAATGTTTCATAAAGATGGGTGGAACCGGGACGAGGTAGCAGCTAGATGAAACAGGCAGTGTGTTGCCCTGTGGCGACGTGGCTCTGTGAAAACATTCCCTCGGAACCCCCGTCATCACCGGCATTCCTGGCGCGTTGGGCAAGGCGTCACTTCAGAGCTGGGTAAACAGGCCCCAGGGGACACACTGCTGCGCCCCGTTCCACAGCTCTCCTCTGATCTCAGGACAGCTACAGTACACTGGGGCCGCAGGGCTGAGCCACGAACAGGTGATGctcaggaggagagggagagaggggtggcgGGAGACTGGCCCTCAGTGGTTTCAGCCAGGTGGAGAAGTGGAGAAGTATGTCAGATGGGGAAGAAGGGAGGCATGTTGACTTATCTTAGTGACGATAGAAAGCTTTTATTGAGAACTAGAAGACATCCATACAGAGCATACCAAGGGAGATGTCATGAGTTAGTGAAGGAGTGACTAAACCATAGCCCTGAAATGCTGGATGGAGCTGGAGGCAAAGGCTGACATTTTTACCCTGTGAGATTTCCTCTGCCATTATTCGGCTGGGGTAAGAAGAAtgtggtctctgtctgtgtcccgtCCGCAGGCGGGTAGACCAGCTGAAGTATGATGTTCAGCACCTCCAGACGGCCCTGAGGAACTTCCAGCACCGCCGCTACTCACGAGAGGCCCAGGACCGAGAGAGGGAGGAACTCATGAGTCGTACCTTCACCACCAACGTCAGTAGTAGTGGCCCACTCCAAAACCACATATAATCATCAGCACTACAGTAAAGTCTATACTCATGTAATGATAACCTTTTAAAAAATCACCTAAAACATGCTTACAAACTTTGCTTGACACACCATAACTGGTGTAACATGGGCAATAAAACCTAAATACATTTATTGAGGGAACATTGTTGAGATGTTACCGGTATTGTCCCCTACAGGATGCAGACACCTCCATCCCCATAGACGAGACGTTGCAGTTAAACTCCAACCTGAACAACGCACACAGGGGCATGGACGACCTCCTGGGCAGCGGCAGCAGCATCCTCACCGGACTCAGGGACCAGAGGGGCACgctcaaggtgtgtgtgtgtgtttccccttACGAATCAAAtatgatttgtcacatgctttgtaaactaCAGTTGTAGACTAACAGTGGAATGCTTACATACgcgcctttcccaacaatgcagagagaagaattatagaaaataataacacgaggaataaatacacaatgagtaaagataacttggctatatacacggtaccagtaccgagtccatgtgcagggtacgatgtaattgaggtagatatgtatgtttaggtaggggtaaagtgactaggcaacaggatagataataagcagtagcagcagcgtatgtgatgagtgcaAAATGCAGATAGTcctggtagctatttggttaactatttagcagtcgtatggcttgtgggtagaagctgttcagggtcccgttggttccagacttggtgcatcggtgccgtgcagtagcagagataAGTCTAtcacttgggtggctggagtcttttactatttttagggccttcctctgacaccacctggtgtagaggtctttgatggcagggagctcggccccaggatgtactgggccgtacgcactacccataccaagcggtgatgctgcaagtcaagatgctctcaatggtgcagcaagtcaagatgctctcaatggtgcagcaagtcaagatgctctcaatggtgcagcaagtcaagatgctctcaatgatgcagctgtagaactttttgaggatctgtttTTGTTGTTGACACCTTGCCAAGGAACACTGACCGTGACAGGGCAGGGCAGATCCCAGTCGATGTAATCAGTATTCCAAAACAAACCTTGGCTGACCCAGTTTCTGTCCTCTGTAATGATCACTATGTGtagtagaagtgtgtgtgtgtgtgtgtgtgtgtgtgtgtgtgtgtgtgtggtcgtcAGTAGCAGGCTGAGTACATATTTccagggaggagaagagatggtGTTCCTGGTGGAGGCTGCTATGGGCCTCCTGTTATCAGGGCGTCTGGTGATCAGATGGGCTGGCCGTGAGAAACAGCTGAGGGAGGACAGAACGGCTGGGTGTGGTTCCTCAGACAGCCTCTCCCTAATCAGTTGAATGGAGCTTTGTCATGACTAGGCTAAATGCAGGTTATGATACTACTGTGCATACAGTATTCCCACAAACAAACAGCAATGAAGCAGAATAGCCATTAATAACTAACTTCAGCTTTTTCTTCAGGAAACAACAGCACAATCAATGGAACTTCAGCAGCTAATGTTTGATTGcttttctcctctctgtcttccctaaATCCAGGGGACCCATAAGAAGATGCTGGATGTGGCCAACATGCTGGGTCTGTCCAACACAGTGATGAGGCTGATCGAGAAGAGGGCCACCCAGGATAAGTTCATCATGATTGGAGGGATGCTGCTCACCTGTGTGGTCATATTCCTGGTGGTCAAGTACCTGGGCTGACCATGACAGCATCTGCAACCACAGTTTTGCGATGGTCTTGGACATTTTTGCACAATAAGCCCATAAAATACGTGAACGGTGATAAAATAAGCTTGTCTTCTAATCGGAGGGTTCCTTGAAAGTATTGGTTCCGATCAGAAGGCAAGGAATTATCAGTCTTTTAATTTCCATGGGTTTTGCCACCCACTTCTATTTCAACCACTCCGAGTTGTTTGCACCAGTAAAATGGGTGTTAAGCgagacatatacactgagtgtacaaaacattaaggacaccttcctaatattgagttgcaccccgtcttgctctcagaacagcctcaattcatcggggcatggactctacaaggtgtcgaaagcgttcccaaagggatgctggcccatgttgattccaatgcttcccacggttgtcaagttagctggatggcctttgggttgtggaccattgtagatacacacgggaaacggttgagtgtgaaaagcccagcagcgttgcagttcttgacacaaacctgccacctactaccataccccgttcaaaggcactcttgtcttgaccattcaccctctgaatggcacacatacacaatccaagtctcaaggcttaaaaatcattttttaacccATATCCTCCTTCATTTATACTGATTGAAGGGgaattaacaagtgacatcaataagggatcatagctttcacctggattcacctggtcagtctgtaatggaaagagcaggtgtccttaatgttttgcgCACTCAGTGTCTATACTTTTAATTTTACTTTAAACTGAACAACGTGGAACCTTGCAACCATAATTCCAGCTCACTGACCTCTGCGGTCATCCACCTGACAGCCTCTGTGTGAAGGTGAAGCTGTAGGTGGGTGAGGAGGACATTTCAAATGACTGGTTACCTTTTTTCAAACCAATTCTCCTTCAAGGTCCACTTGCTTGCCTTAGTCTCCCCTATAATGAGCAGTTCTCCATTGCCTTGCCTTGTGGATGGTATTCAGTGTGGTTTCATATTGATCATCTATTTGAAGCATTATTTTACTGTTTACTGCCATTGTACCCAAATGAGGATG containing:
- the LOC121551107 gene encoding Golgi SNAP receptor complex member 2, which gives rise to METLYHQTNKQIQEVQSYMGRLENTDRQSVHLLENELQARIDQIFSHLERLEILASKEPPNRRQNAKLRVDQLKYDVQHLQTALRNFQHRRYSREAQDREREELMSRTFTTNDADTSIPIDETLQLNSNLNNAHRGMDDLLGSGSSILTGLRDQRGTLKGTHKKMLDVANMLGLSNTVMRLIEKRATQDKFIMIGGMLLTCVVIFLVVKYLG